A genome region from Rubrobacter calidifluminis includes the following:
- a CDS encoding putative bifunctional diguanylate cyclase/phosphodiesterase, which translates to MASGGRQEGERYRAIFERLADVALVVEPESGRILAANARARELYGISGAGAGISQISGQPSVERGQLLRALRGPVWYETAHRGAGGGEVAVRVSAGPVDWDGARSVVCTVREDSGCGIDAALQGVVREVGVGRRALSRAIPGVVFYVDDAEGLEPLPYMSPCVEGLLGFSPEEWLADGNLFLKILHPEDRERVLTTAVRARMAREPLEMEYRMISRDGRVIWVRDASAPVEEEGRVRWWGVMIDITGLKLAGEGERGEALHDDLTGLLRRELLLELISRALARCPEDGALPAVLYLDLDGFRLARDALGEEGARELIRATGRRISSSLRDRDSAARTGDDEFAVLLEGVRDAAGAARFTRELERKLRRPLEIGGTDVLVSASIGISLGRTGAAPEELLLEAETAASRIRDRGGAGCGFFEMEEEVRAFGQLRLEADLRRALECGGVELLFRPRVSLRGGTPRLIGAEALPSWEHPERGRIPPAELFEIAGETGLEEQLRRMVLREACHRALAWSEAVAGDAISVGVALSERMVPALVGLLARLLPEGGTDPRALVLQISEGALMGAPEGMERSLDHLKRLGVRLELCDFGAFGVSISHLCRLPVDSVKIHRSLLAGLGSDPASRVAVGSAVTLARSLGFEPVADGVERDAQVETLLELGCTTMQGSRFAGLLPGWRLDDLLSARGGC; encoded by the coding sequence GTGGCGAGCGGGGGACGGCAGGAAGGAGAAAGATACCGCGCGATCTTCGAGCGGCTCGCGGATGTCGCCCTGGTGGTCGAGCCGGAGAGCGGGAGGATCCTGGCTGCCAACGCCCGGGCCCGCGAGCTCTACGGCATCTCCGGAGCCGGGGCCGGAATCTCACAGATCTCTGGACAGCCGTCGGTCGAGCGGGGCCAGCTGCTGCGTGCCCTGAGAGGGCCAGTCTGGTACGAGACCGCGCACCGTGGGGCTGGAGGAGGTGAGGTCGCTGTCCGTGTCAGCGCGGGGCCGGTGGACTGGGATGGCGCCCGCTCGGTGGTCTGCACCGTGCGTGAGGACTCCGGGTGCGGGATCGATGCCGCGTTGCAGGGTGTGGTGCGGGAGGTGGGGGTGGGCCGGCGTGCACTGTCCCGGGCCATACCCGGCGTGGTCTTCTACGTGGACGACGCCGAGGGCCTCGAGCCCCTGCCGTACATGAGCCCCTGCGTCGAGGGGCTGCTCGGGTTCTCTCCGGAGGAGTGGCTGGCCGACGGGAACCTCTTCCTCAAGATCCTGCACCCCGAGGACCGCGAGCGGGTCCTGACCACCGCGGTGCGCGCCCGGATGGCCCGGGAGCCGCTCGAGATGGAGTACCGGATGATCTCGCGCGACGGGCGCGTGATCTGGGTGCGCGACGCCAGCGCGCCGGTCGAGGAGGAGGGGCGGGTGCGCTGGTGGGGTGTCATGATCGACATCACCGGCCTCAAGCTGGCCGGGGAGGGTGAGCGGGGGGAGGCACTCCACGACGACCTGACGGGTCTTCTGCGCAGGGAGCTTTTGCTCGAGCTGATCTCGCGGGCGTTGGCCCGCTGCCCGGAGGATGGCGCACTCCCTGCCGTGCTCTACCTGGACCTCGATGGGTTCAGGCTTGCCAGGGATGCACTGGGGGAGGAGGGGGCCAGGGAGCTGATCCGGGCTACGGGGCGCAGGATCTCCTCTTCGCTGCGCGACCGGGATAGCGCGGCTCGGACCGGGGATGACGAGTTCGCCGTGCTGCTCGAGGGGGTGCGCGACGCCGCCGGTGCTGCCCGCTTCACCCGGGAACTCGAACGAAAGCTCCGGCGTCCCCTCGAGATAGGCGGCACCGACGTCCTCGTGAGCGCCAGCATCGGCATCTCGCTCGGGAGGACGGGTGCCGCACCCGAGGAGCTGCTGCTCGAGGCCGAGACCGCGGCCTCCAGGATCAGGGACCGGGGCGGGGCCGGGTGTGGTTTCTTCGAGATGGAGGAGGAGGTGCGAGCCTTCGGGCAACTGAGGCTGGAGGCGGATCTGCGCCGGGCGCTCGAGTGTGGTGGGGTGGAGCTCCTGTTCAGGCCGAGGGTGAGCCTGCGGGGCGGGACACCGCGCTTGATCGGCGCCGAGGCCCTCCCGAGCTGGGAGCATCCGGAGCGGGGCAGGATCCCTCCGGCGGAGCTTTTCGAGATCGCCGGGGAGACCGGCCTGGAGGAACAGCTGAGGAGGATGGTACTGCGGGAGGCGTGCCACCGGGCGCTGGCCTGGTCGGAGGCGGTTGCCGGGGATGCGATCTCCGTCGGCGTCGCCCTCTCGGAGCGCATGGTGCCCGCCCTCGTCGGCCTCCTCGCCCGTCTCCTGCCAGAGGGTGGCACCGACCCGCGGGCGCTGGTGTTGCAGATCTCCGAGGGTGCCCTGATGGGTGCCCCGGAAGGTATGGAGCGTTCGCTGGATCATCTCAAGCGCCTCGGCGTGAGGCTGGAGCTGTGCGACTTCGGAGCCTTTGGGGTATCGATCTCGCATCTGTGTAGATTGCCGGTGGATTCGGTGAAGATCCACCGCTCGCTGCTCGCGGGACTCGGTTCGGACCCGGCCTCCCGGGTAGCGGTTGGCTCGGCGGTAACGCTCGCCCGGTCTCTCGGATTCGAGCCGGTCGCCGATGGGGTCGAGCGTGACGCCCAGGTCGAGACGCTGCTGGAGCTCGGTTGCACCACGATGCAGGGGAGCCGTTTCGCCGGGCTGCTGCCCGGGTGGCGTCTGGACGATCTGCTCTCCGCGCGCGGAGGGTGCTAG
- a CDS encoding phosphomannose isomerase type II C-terminal cupin domain, with protein MDQRPKSIKVDKPWGRFEQYTHNLPCTVKIITVAPGGILSRQYHDRRDELWVILDQGAKVELGDKTLYPDPEEKLFIPRGTIHRLACVGDSPVRILEISFGVFDEEDIVRLEDVYGRVGP; from the coding sequence TTGGACCAGAGACCGAAATCCATAAAAGTAGACAAACCGTGGGGCAGGTTCGAGCAGTACACCCACAACCTCCCGTGCACCGTCAAGATCATCACGGTGGCCCCCGGTGGAATACTCTCCCGCCAGTACCACGACCGGCGGGACGAGCTGTGGGTGATACTCGACCAAGGGGCGAAAGTGGAGCTCGGCGACAAGACGCTCTACCCCGACCCCGAGGAGAAGCTCTTCATACCGCGCGGCACGATCCATCGCCTGGCCTGCGTCGGTGATTCCCCGGTCAGGATCCTCGAGATCTCCTTCGGCGTCTTCGACGAGGAGGACATCGTCAGGCTCGAGGACGTCTACGGCCGGGTAGGACCCTGA